From Deltaproteobacteria bacterium, a single genomic window includes:
- the atpH gene encoding ATP synthase F1 subunit delta — MTGDVLSIRYATALIELAAEEKAREEVGRELARFSDICEGSDLEKVLLDPSCDLDTKLAIVDDVAGKLKVKGTLKNFVRLLVDKKRISLLKSINESYQLLCDEAAGRVKTEVTIPFKPAGSDEEEIRKGLEKATGKKVIMDISVDPELIGGVVARVGSVIYDGSIRTQLNNIKNNMMKG; from the coding sequence TTGACTGGAGACGTATTATCAATCAGGTATGCAACGGCTCTTATAGAGCTTGCCGCTGAAGAAAAGGCCCGGGAAGAAGTTGGCCGGGAACTGGCCCGTTTTTCTGATATTTGTGAGGGGTCTGATCTTGAAAAGGTTCTGCTTGATCCTTCCTGTGATCTCGACACTAAATTGGCAATTGTTGACGATGTAGCGGGAAAGCTTAAGGTGAAAGGGACTCTTAAAAATTTCGTCAGGCTGCTCGTTGATAAAAAGCGGATAAGTCTTTTGAAGTCAATCAACGAAAGTTATCAGCTTCTTTGTGATGAGGCTGCCGGTAGAGTAAAAACGGAAGTAACCATTCCCTTTAAACCTGCCGGGAGTGATGAAGAAGAGATCCGTAAGGGCCTTGAAAAAGCCACGGGTAAGAAAGTTATTATGGATATATCTGTTGATCCTGAATTGATAGGTGGCGTTGTTGCAAGAGTCGGCAGTGTTATCTATGACGGAAGTATCAGGACTCAGCTTAACAATATAAAAAATAATATGATGAAGGGATGA
- the atpF gene encoding F0F1 ATP synthase subunit B — translation MISKNMKFAVLMTLAVLFFVPSFALASSDAHGGGNQLIDLGWRVLNFLIFAAILYFAAAKPIRNFLNGRIEGIKKELNDAEKGKEDAEKKLNDYMGRLAGLEGEIQEIQDTLIKEGEVERERIIEAAHEAAEKIKQQAAFSANQEMKKAVASIREEVAHAAVALAEKMLVKDLKKEDQKKLVSEYLQGLGDVN, via the coding sequence GTGATCTCAAAAAACATGAAATTCGCCGTACTGATGACTTTAGCTGTCCTCTTCTTTGTTCCCTCGTTTGCATTAGCTTCCAGTGACGCCCATGGCGGTGGTAACCAGTTGATCGATCTGGGCTGGAGGGTGCTCAACTTTCTCATCTTTGCAGCGATACTTTATTTTGCTGCCGCAAAACCTATCAGAAATTTCCTGAATGGCAGAATCGAGGGGATCAAAAAGGAGCTCAACGATGCCGAAAAAGGTAAAGAGGATGCCGAAAAGAAGCTCAACGATTATATGGGCAGACTTGCCGGTCTTGAAGGTGAGATCCAGGAGATTCAGGATACCTTGATAAAAGAGGGTGAAGTGGAGAGAGAGAGGATCATTGAGGCTGCTCATGAGGCTGCTGAAAAGATTAAGCAGCAGGCGGCTTTCTCTGCTAACCAGGAAATGAAAAAGGCTGTTGCATCCATCAGGGAAGAAGTGGCCCACGCCGCTGTGGCGCTTGCCGAAAAGATGCTTGTCAAGGATTTGAAAAAAGAGGACCAGAAGAAGCTGGTAAGTGAGTATCTTCAAGGGTTAGGGGACGTAAATTGA
- a CDS encoding ATP synthase F0 subunit B: MVSIELDITFFIQMGLFLFLVYILNVLLYKPVLKVMEERSKKLTDLEKDALSAEKQVEEKLAEYKAKLEVARGEGNAERGKLKKEGLDKETHILEEAHAAAQASIGEAIERIAKEKGAALESLRGMVDEMGHAISDKVIGRVQ, translated from the coding sequence ATGGTAAGTATAGAACTAGATATCACCTTTTTTATCCAGATGGGACTCTTTCTGTTCCTTGTATACATTCTTAATGTTCTTTTGTACAAGCCTGTGCTGAAGGTCATGGAAGAGAGGAGCAAGAAGCTTACCGATCTGGAAAAGGATGCGCTCTCTGCTGAAAAACAGGTAGAGGAGAAGCTTGCTGAATACAAGGCAAAGCTTGAAGTTGCCAGGGGAGAGGGGAATGCCGAAAGGGGTAAACTGAAGAAAGAGGGTCTTGATAAGGAAACTCATATCCTGGAAGAGGCCCATGCTGCTGCCCAGGCAAGTATAGGTGAAGCGATAGAGCGTATAGCAAAAGAGAAGGGCGCTGCCCTTGAGAGTCTTCGCGGTATGGTTGATGAAATGGGACATGCTATTTCCGATAAGGTTATTGGGAGGGTGCAGTGA
- a CDS encoding tetratricopeptide repeat protein, with protein MMMKRVAKKAGNSFFPLKTKKKRGFAASLFFSCLVLVSCGKDMGEKEFNRGEKEKASGRYEVAIKAYRQVALHYEKSPLAPEALFQIGQIQYKYLKNYAASIDSFRRLIANYPWSEKCKLAQKYLAHIYMYNLHDDKQAIVEYQKAIGYYAGEEEAEHFQYEITNAYFNLKNFEQQRVELKMLLSMFPDTELKERVYYQVANSYYVEGKLTDAIREYNAIIDRFPHTPYAVEATFQLAICHEEQEDLQGAIKILKKIQGIYPNPQIVENRIKRINRRLKKRHR; from the coding sequence ATGATGATGAAGAGGGTGGCGAAGAAAGCCGGGAATAGTTTTTTTCCCTTGAAAACTAAAAAAAAGAGAGGTTTTGCAGCCTCTCTTTTTTTTAGCTGTCTTGTTCTTGTTTCCTGCGGGAAGGATATGGGGGAAAAAGAATTCAATCGTGGCGAGAAGGAGAAGGCCTCAGGCAGGTATGAAGTGGCGATCAAGGCGTACCGTCAGGTAGCGCTTCATTATGAAAAATCACCCCTTGCTCCGGAAGCGCTTTTTCAGATTGGCCAAATTCAGTACAAATATCTGAAAAATTATGCAGCCTCTATTGATTCTTTCAGGAGGCTCATTGCCAACTACCCCTGGAGTGAGAAATGCAAGCTGGCCCAGAAATATCTTGCCCATATTTATATGTATAACCTCCATGACGACAAGCAGGCCATTGTCGAGTATCAAAAGGCCATTGGTTATTATGCGGGGGAAGAGGAGGCTGAGCATTTCCAGTATGAAATTACCAATGCCTACTTTAACCTGAAGAACTTTGAGCAGCAGCGGGTTGAATTAAAAATGCTCCTCTCCATGTTTCCCGATACGGAGCTGAAAGAGAGGGTTTATTATCAGGTTGCCAACAGCTATTATGTGGAGGGGAAATTGACCGATGCAATCAGGGAATACAATGCAATTATCGATCGTTTTCCTCATACGCCTTATGCTGTGGAGGCTACTTTTCAATTGGCTATTTGTCATGAAGAGCAGGAAGACCTGCAAGGTGCTATCAAAATCCTGAAAAAAATCCAGGGTATTTATCCTAATCCGCAAATTGTTGAAAATCGAATAAAACGGATAAATAGAAGACTTAAGAAAAGACACCGTTAA
- the gyrA gene encoding DNA gyrase subunit A has translation MYQDDNKVPVYIEDEMKTAYLDYAMSVIVGRALPDVRDGLKPVHRRILFAMHDLGNVWNKPYKKSARVVGDVIGKYHPHGDTAVYDAIVRMAQDFSLRYPLVDGQGNFGSIDGDSAAAMRYTEVRMDKLTAELLEDLEKETVEFVPNYDGSLQEPSVLPAKVPALLINGSSGIAVGMATNIPPHNLAEVIKGIITMIENPDITIDELIEIIPGPDFPTAGFIHGREGIRSAYETGRGIVQMRARVLVEKQKRTERESIIVTELPYQVNKAKLIEKIAELVRDKKIEGISDLRDESDRDGMRIVIELKRDEVAQVIINALYKNTQMQQSFGVNTVALVNGQPRLINLRELLWYFIDHRKEVVTRRTIFELKKAEDKAHILEGLAVALANIDRIIEIIKRSPNSAEASKRLVHEKWEAAPVKAMLKKAGFSDDELAARFTSGAYGLSEVQAKAILEMRLHRLTGLEQEKIQQDLEEVLKQIAYLKTILGDEKVLMGVIVDELKDIKARFGDERRTEIIDKTTEITLEDLIVDEDMVVTISHTGYIKRNPTVLYRAQRRGGKGKTGMSTKEEDFVEHLFIASTHSYILFFTDAGKVYWLKVHEIPQAGRAARGKAIVNLLNIANDENITSFLPVRNFEEGRYIMMATRQGVVKKTDLMAYSNPRAGGIIAINLDEGDSLVVTRLTDGTKDIFLGTKDGQSIRFKEDQVRPMGRVSRGVRGITLAGDDILVAMEIVGDASTILTVTENGFGKRTATSEYRGQSRSGKGVITIKTTERNGKVVGFLQVTDDDEVMMITNSGKIIRFSMKGISVIGRNTQGVKLIGVEEGERVVSVARLAEREEREEDDDEEGGEESRE, from the coding sequence ATGTATCAGGACGATAACAAAGTACCCGTTTATATAGAAGATGAAATGAAGACGGCCTACCTTGATTATGCCATGAGTGTAATCGTTGGAAGGGCCCTTCCCGATGTAAGGGATGGTTTGAAACCCGTTCATCGAAGAATTCTCTTTGCCATGCATGATCTCGGCAATGTATGGAACAAGCCCTACAAGAAATCGGCCAGGGTTGTCGGTGACGTAATCGGTAAGTATCACCCCCACGGTGATACAGCTGTTTATGATGCCATTGTTCGTATGGCCCAGGACTTTTCCCTTCGCTACCCCCTCGTTGACGGTCAGGGGAACTTTGGCTCCATTGACGGTGATTCAGCGGCGGCCATGAGATATACGGAAGTGAGGATGGACAAGCTCACTGCCGAGCTTCTTGAAGATCTTGAAAAAGAGACCGTCGAATTTGTTCCCAACTATGACGGATCACTCCAGGAACCTTCCGTTCTTCCGGCCAAGGTTCCGGCACTTCTTATCAACGGTTCTTCGGGGATTGCCGTTGGTATGGCCACCAATATTCCACCTCACAATCTGGCGGAAGTAATTAAGGGGATCATTACTATGATCGAAAACCCGGACATTACCATTGATGAACTCATTGAAATTATTCCCGGTCCGGACTTTCCGACGGCCGGCTTTATTCATGGCAGGGAGGGAATTCGCTCTGCTTATGAGACGGGCAGGGGAATCGTCCAGATGCGTGCCAGGGTTCTTGTTGAAAAGCAGAAGCGGACCGAGCGGGAAAGTATCATCGTTACCGAACTCCCTTACCAGGTAAACAAGGCAAAGCTTATCGAAAAGATTGCCGAACTGGTAAGAGACAAAAAGATTGAAGGCATCTCGGACTTAAGAGACGAGTCCGACAGGGACGGCATGCGCATCGTTATCGAACTCAAAAGGGATGAAGTTGCCCAGGTAATCATTAATGCGCTCTATAAAAATACACAGATGCAGCAGTCTTTTGGCGTTAATACGGTTGCCCTCGTTAACGGCCAGCCGAGGTTAATTAACCTGAGGGAACTCCTCTGGTACTTCATTGACCACAGGAAAGAGGTTGTTACCAGGCGGACTATTTTTGAATTGAAAAAGGCGGAAGACAAGGCCCATATCCTGGAAGGCCTTGCCGTTGCGCTTGCCAATATCGACAGGATCATTGAAATCATTAAACGCTCACCCAACTCGGCGGAAGCCTCAAAAAGGCTCGTTCACGAAAAGTGGGAGGCGGCGCCTGTTAAGGCCATGCTTAAAAAGGCAGGCTTTAGTGATGATGAGTTGGCGGCCAGGTTCACTTCAGGCGCTTACGGGCTGAGCGAGGTTCAGGCTAAGGCCATCCTCGAAATGAGGCTCCACAGGCTAACGGGCCTTGAACAGGAGAAAATACAGCAGGACCTGGAAGAGGTTTTAAAGCAGATTGCCTACCTTAAAACCATCCTGGGTGATGAAAAAGTTCTTATGGGTGTTATTGTCGATGAGTTGAAGGATATCAAGGCGAGGTTCGGTGATGAAAGAAGGACGGAGATTATCGACAAAACGACGGAAATAACCCTTGAGGATCTTATCGTTGATGAAGATATGGTCGTTACTATTTCCCATACGGGCTACATAAAGAGGAATCCTACCGTGCTCTACAGGGCTCAGCGCAGGGGCGGCAAGGGTAAAACGGGTATGTCGACGAAGGAAGAGGATTTTGTGGAGCATCTCTTTATTGCCTCGACGCACAGTTATATCCTTTTCTTTACCGATGCCGGTAAGGTTTACTGGCTTAAAGTTCATGAAATACCGCAGGCGGGAAGGGCGGCAAGAGGAAAGGCCATCGTCAATCTGCTTAATATTGCCAATGATGAAAATATTACCAGCTTCCTTCCTGTAAGGAACTTTGAAGAGGGCCGGTATATCATGATGGCAACCAGGCAGGGTGTTGTCAAAAAGACGGACCTCATGGCTTACAGTAATCCAAGGGCAGGCGGTATTATAGCCATTAATCTCGATGAAGGTGACAGTCTTGTCGTTACCAGGCTTACCGACGGTACGAAGGATATATTCCTCGGTACGAAAGACGGCCAGTCCATTCGTTTTAAGGAAGATCAGGTTAGGCCCATGGGAAGAGTGTCCAGAGGTGTGAGGGGCATTACGTTGGCGGGAGATGACATTCTTGTTGCCATGGAGATAGTCGGTGATGCTTCAACCATTTTGACGGTTACTGAAAATGGATTCGGTAAAAGGACGGCCACCTCTGAATACAGGGGGCAAAGCCGGAGTGGTAAAGGGGTTATTACTATTAAGACGACAGAGAGAAACGGAAAGGTTGTCGGTTTTCTGCAGGTTACCGATGATGATGAAGTCATGATGATTACTAACAGCGGTAAGATTATACGTTTTTCAATGAAGGGAATCTCTGTTATTGGACGGAATACGCAGGGAGTCAAACTCATAGGGGTTGAAGAAGGCGAGCGTGTCGTCAGTGTCGCCAGGCTGGCCGAAAGAGAAGAGCGTGAAGAAGATGATGATGAAGAGGGTGGCGAAGAAAGCCGGGAATAG